The Lytechinus variegatus isolate NC3 chromosome 1, Lvar_3.0, whole genome shotgun sequence nucleotide sequence ATTTGGTCTCTCTGGCCGCTCGATCctctcatccccccccccccctcctggccTCTGCTCCCTCCCTTCTCCTTTTCCTACCTCCTATTTCCTCCTCCTTTATTGTACAATTTGTCATCAGTCCATTCACAGTAGACTACCCTGGCCTGACTGCTGTTATTCAGTGCTAGACTAATAAGATACATCAGACCGAAAGAGATTATAAAGCTGGATAATGTTATAGGCCCCTTActgtcttacatgtacatgtaggtaaacaAATGCCATCATCCCTAAATTATACGATTAACACTTGccatatcttcttttttcttttcagggaATAGCTCGCCTCTCTTCAACAGCTTCCGTAAATGGTATTACGGTCTGTGTGGATTTAATCAGCTTGGTAAGTACATTTACTGTAGTACAATACTTGATAgtttatgaataaattgaaGAGATGTGTGGAGGAGGGATGATCATATGTACATTCATAAATTTTactgattatagtgattgtTTTTTATAAGCGATGTTTATCATTAAAAGGAACTGATGGGCTTATGTGGTTGAAAATGTTGTGTTAGCTTTCATGTCAGCAAATGTCTGTATATTGATCAGGGAGTTGGCATTATGGTTGGTTGCTGGTAATTGTTTAAAAGCTGGGTTCCCTTTTTCTGATACTCCCAATATTATGTAAAGCTAAATGAATTGTATACTTTCAAAACAAAGCtacattttttcaagtttttcttCTGCTCTTCATTTTCTATCTTTTTATCTGTTActtaaacaaataaaagaaattgattGATGAATTGTTTATGGGTTGGGCAATTATCAGCATCTCCTGCAATAAGGTGAATGAAAGATAACAATGTTTATGTTATCTGTACAGGACTAAGGAGAGATGACACACTGAGGAGTAATCCCATGGTTGAAGAGGCAATCAGAAGGCTACCTGAGGAGGAGTATAATGCTAGAGTCTTCAGGATAAAGCGTGCTCTTGATCTTTCCCTCAAGCACTCCATCCTTCCCAAAGAACAGTGGACAAAGTTTGAAGAGGTGGGTGTGCTCCAAGATTTCTTAGACTTTGCAAGCCTCCATTTCCAGAACTAtgttacaaattattttaagtgaaataattgatttgtgaatattttatatgaaataatcaaTTCAGTGGTTTTAAGATGTTCTGTTATTcaattataaataaatgtaaGTGATTGCTGAgagtttattattttgtttgtgtaaGTAGTTTTCTTTTGTAATGATACATTGTATTTTCAATTGTTTGTGTACATTCATGTAAAGCCATAGGAAGCTGAATATCTCTTTATGCCTGCATTCAtggatcaattaaaaaaaaaaggagaatgcTCCATATTGTTTTCCTTAACACTTAAAGGACTGGGGGTaccatgatgcccccccccccccaccactttGCACGATATTTCCAGAATGCATAAAGAAAGCGCGCTAAATTTTgtgactttttttcaaatctcgcCCAACTTTTGAAACGAAATTCGCAACATACGGGTATAGCATCGCGATGCCATGTGACTTTTTAGGAGACAATGTCAtgctgaaaatggctcatttttatactttgtgtacaaagtttacgggagatgaaattcataaaagggtgattattttttgttctaatTGGTTTGCTTAATTAATTAAAGGTCTAATTTAGTTGATtaatggtctgtaataatttcaattgaaaaaaacaatgaaaagtaaagaatgaaaaaaaacaaagaaatacacaagGAAAATATTGGCTTtcacaatttttctttgtggaaacctTTAAATTAGATTACAGAGATGACATCTGCTTGTAGATTATGtggcgtgccaattttcggttCCATCGCACGAACGGCAGCAGAGATAAAAAATGGGGtcatcatgccccccccccccatcctccaTACATCTCAAATAGCTCAATCCTCTTAGGGTAAAGGAAAGCCAAGTCTGACAAAAGTTGAAACAGCTTTGACAATCAATGAGAAGTCTGTTAGAGTTGATAAAGTTTGGATTCTGGTTCATCTCAGGACCCTGTTAGTATAGTGATCAAATTTAAGTTGAATATATTACAATCCAAATCAAACAAACTTAACAATAAGCCATTATTGTACTGTAATGTTTTGTCATATTCTATGGGGTTTCTCATACTTTTTGTGCATGACTTATACGGGATATTCTAACCAAAGAGTTCCCTTTTATCTATTATCTTCACTctaaaaattaattatttatttattggcttcttcccccctcccccctttatGTTTAATAGGATGAGAGGTATCTCAAACCCTATCTGGATGAAGTCGAAAGGGAATTCTCAGAGATGGCAGAATGGAACAAACGTTAACACCACACCAATATCTCCTGTTGTACAAAGCTTcatcataataaatgatattaaaGAATGAATATTACTTTTTGTAAATGATGCTGATGGTAATATATGGCATTAAAATGTATCTCAGCATtgtttttcttataaaataatgcaatatttgaatgtattGATATGTATGTTGTGAAAGAAGAACTCCTAACTTTGACGCATGATTTCAAACCATCAATCCATGGATTCATTTTCGGCATAATGATCTAATACATTACAGTATCTGCCTGTATAGACAATTACTAGGGACATTTTGCAGCTCTGAAGAATCTTGTAGAAATGTCTATATGTTACTGCCATGGAAACTTTCcaataaaattttgaatcatCTCAAGACAATTCTAGCTTAACTTTTAAAGAATTACAAactcacatttaaaaaaaagattacttctttgaaattatatcatgtaaatttCTCCCCAAAATTTTGAGGCTTTCAAAGGTAATAATAGGACAAATTTGGCATTATAATATGATGGTATTTATATAGTGCTACATGCCTTGTTCATTTCAAAAATCTTCATTCTTGCACCACTTACTAACTTGTATTTTACCACAACCTTACCTTGTCTTGGCTTTGTGGTCtgtgtgaaaatgaaatatgtattttgaaaatgtaagaTACTTTGGAAGTGAGATAAAATAAAGTTGTTTCTTCTACTCTTCCCATTACATCATATGGTTTCTTATTGAAATGCGAATGCCTGACATAGTGGACCCGTGATTACTTCTGATATCATATAAAGCCTCCCTAAAGATCACAATATAATTTCCTTTGATTGATGCTGTCTtgaaataaatctgaaataGTACCCTCtctttgtgatattttttgcaaaagccctctgaaaattttatattatttcttgGGTTGTACAATATCATATTGAAAAGCTCTATAGACATGTGCtatcttgaaattttttaagtttttgttattatttccaTACTTGAGAGAGGGTTGTATCAGGGACGTggctgtacatgtatagtaccaaaaataaaaaaattcaaattactTGGCAGACAACCTGATATTGAATTCAGTTTTGAAACTGAATTAGAAGTACAAAATCTTTTTATAGGCTGTAAACTATAGTATTGACCATATCGTGGGAAGATACATGGTTGTTGGGTTTTTTCTCTAAATATCAGTCATTTCATGTGGGTCAATGAGGGATATGATACAGGcttgaaaaaatattgcaaataatGGTGACATACTATTGATAGTTTCATGGGAACTTATATTTTGATATGCAGCTTGACAGTGGCACCATAGGAGATCAATTAAAAGGAAAAGTTATATAATAATGCTAGAAACCCTGTACTATAATACTGCAGAATAACTGTCATATTAACTTAAAAACATTCCCAGTATCACTGCCCTGTCAGGATTCACCCATCACTGACTAACTTCAGCTATAGTGTGATAGTAGCCTTTTTGACAAGAGAAAGAGTGGACAAGGTTAAGATGGTTAGATGAATATAGGAATATAACTGAGAAGAAATAAGTTGAAAGAGACAGTGCTTGACAGAATGTGAATAGAAGAAAGGATCTGATTTCAAGAACTAATGCGTTTATGTGAGTAAATAAGGGaatataaaattgaatgaaatcatTGATCAAAATTAGATGAAGCAAGATGTTTTTTTATGGTGTTATGTTTCAATGTCACatgttaaatttaaatatcTTACTCATGGTAAATTACCGTGATAATTTTATTATATAGATCATATAGATCATACATAGATCATACAAGAATagcactaaaaatttcatcaaaatcagatctAAAATCTTTGCAATTGAGGGAGCCTATGATGTACACTATATAATACCTATTTTATCTTATAAGAAATGTCAAACATTTCATTAGGAGTATCTCCATTGatttacaaaattgaaattatgattttacattttattaacAAAAAGTTCTAccacaaacaaaaataagtgCATCACGGGTGCCCTAAGCACTGTTTTGTtccacttttgaaaaatttgaaataacttCATTGTGAAGAGGAAATGAATGTCATGCTCATTGAACATTTCTCTAATTTGCCAACCTCAACATTCTTTTATGGTAGACTGGACCTTTGAACCAACTTCTTTTGATACAAAGGAGCAATTTTTATTATCTCCTCCGATTTAATACAAATGAACTTTATGTGGAAATGTAAGCTTATCAGTTTTCTCTCAGCATTGTCTATTTTTCTCTATGGTACAGTTTGCTGTTTCACTGACTAAAATCATCCCCATCTTTTTCGTCTTGCCCACTGGCGGTTTAAAGCGAGACTTTGGGATCCAAATGGCATCTACCATCCATCTCTATATTTTTCGTTCTCTCTCTTCACCTCTTTATCCTCTTCCTTTCCTGtcttttgtttcacataatctGTCACTTTCTCCTTTCTCTATAAAAGCCATCACTGATTATCTTCACTATGTACCTCATTTGAGAGtaaaattagttttaaaaaaacactgaaaatttcataaaaattagatgagaaaaaagaaatgacatgTTCTTGTGAGTATGCAAGATGATGTCATCTTCCAacttattattttgtatcttgtcatatgaaattatgtttatttgatttttattctcCAATAATGTAAAAATAGGGATGACTACTGATTTAATGCGCAATTATTACTGAAACTTAGTTTGATACAAGGGAGACACGTATTACACTCATATATGATGgtatgaaataatcatgatttcatgtaattgaTTAACAAAAAGAAAGTGGAGACATGTCATCATTAGCTAATCTATTGCATATATGATGGTATGCAAActcttttcataattttttgcttatctttaatattcaataactACACTATTTCtattagattttgataaaattttcagtgctttgcTCTTTAGATTTTAATCTCTTTTCATTtagatattattttcagcctcgAGTACCCCCTTTAAAGTCTTCAAAACAGATCTtatgcatatgacatcacaatctCATACTGCCCTTtctcagaggatataggaacTAGCACAAACTGAGGACAATGGACAAATAATGGTGTAGACcagggattctcaaatggtggcgcgcgcgccacttgtggcgcaccgagccttgcggagtggcgcttgggagccggtataaaaaaataaggaaaaattggGGAGAAAAAATGTTTCTACCAGTAATAAGGATTTGGTGATCATTTTAAtgcaaagagaaaacaaaaactttttttgacaCTCAATTGTTAattgatttcttcaaattttgtccaagtaAGCACCGCGATAACCCCTTATTATGGAGGATCAATggtgttctcctttttatttattctatgtaCAAAGTTTATGTGCCACACAAGTGATTTGAAAACCCCGTTTTTAGGATTTCTACTTCAACGGTGAGAAAATTTGCATTTCCTGAGTATACGTTTTGGTTAAGagttaaacatcaaataatatgatattcaaagaacatcctgatcataaaagaatatgaatttGGGACATAGCAAGCAGAAACTTTGTTTCCGGGGCCGATTAAAATCCAATgttgtaaaagtgaaatacatgtatgctcagaTGTATTGCCTGCATGCACTCTTGCTTAACAcgaactgaatgaatgatacCGCACGTGAGTTGTAGAGGGGCAATTTGGGGCGTTAGTGCGGTGCAACGCCTAATTTTCAGCCCTTGCAAAATAGGAGAACGTAACTTCAGCCACTGGCGTACAgactgggtgatttcaagttcagtgttgaccttttggtgttggtgttgggtcaatttttacacgattataacaccaaacataaaatgaggatggtcccgaaaagtcactcactagttgttgacatggttgagatgtcaataatgtgatctggatcggTTTTACAAGCTCtaaataagttttggagctaggggaagcaaccgaaatttcaacactaacaccaacaccaaggccaacaccgaacttgaaatcacccattgggcTGGGGATTGGGGACCCCCAAGTGTTTCacggccaagaaaaaaaaaaggaaagggaaagagttgaacattgtattattttcataaatattatgtcaaaatacagaattttgtattgaaaagttcaatatttttgcttcagctgccatatctagccccctcatttttttactcattacgccacttgcTTTAGCCAATATATCTGGTGCTGAACAGTCTGAACTAGTGGTATCATTGGTATATGATGTGAAAAAGTCActggtcatttttcttttaatattaatattgtgtaGTTTGTTGACATTTGCATTCTTCTGTTGATATTAATTAGAGCCCCTCTGGGCAATTTAAAAGGCTTCATATTCCAAAACTTCTGGGGGCTCTGCCCCCTCGACACCCACCAGGGGGCCCTGGACCCACTACGCTGATACATTGCTGGTTTACGTAATGGATAGTGGAGCATTAcagattctcaacaagaaatgtggcgctccaaaaaaagtaattgagaatggctgGTGTAGACCCTATGCATCGACATCATCTTGCAGCCATTTTTGGGGGGGTTGAAGCCATTGCCTTGCATGCTTTGGGTCTTCAAAATAGTTTGTGCTAgttcctatatcctctgagaAAGGGCAGTATGagattgtgatgtcatatgcataAGATCTATTTTGAAGACCCAAAGCATGCAAGGCAATGGCTTCAACCTCTAAAAAAATGGCTGCAAGATGATGTCGATGCATAGGGTCCGTATACACcagggattctcaaatggtggcgcgcgcgccaATTGTGGCGCACCGAGCCTTGCGGAGTGGCGCTTGGGAGCCGgtataaaaaaagtgaaaataaggaaaaattggGGAGAAAAAATGTGACTTATAATCTGCATGGCCAGTAACCTGGAAATAAGGATTTGATGATCATTTTAATAGAATTAGAAACCAAAGACTCTTTACTTGACACTTAATTGCTAATTGATTTCCTCAGATCTTGTCCAAGTTAGCACTCGATAACCCCTTAATATGGAGAATCGATggtgttctcctttttatttattctatgctGTACAAATGTTGTGTGCCACACAAGTGATTTGAAAACCCCGTTTGTAGGATTTATATTTCAACGgcttttttatcatttccagaGTATACGTTTAGGTTAAGagttaaacatcaaataatatgatattcaaagaaCATCCTCATCATAAAATATTGTGAATTTGGGACATAACAAGAGAAAAATAGTTTCTGGAGCCGATTAAAATCCGAAATTATAAAGGTGAAATACTTGTATGCTCAGATGTATTGCCTGCTGTGATTGCCTACATGCACTCTTGCTTAACACGAACTGAATAAATGATACCGCACGTGCGTGAGTTGCAGAGAATTAGGGGCAGTTTGGGGCGTCAGTGCAGGCAACGCCTAATTTTTAGCCCTTGCAAAATCGGGGAACGTAACTTCagccactggcgtacagatgggggggtgCCCCCAAGTGTTTCATGACAAGAAAAGAAtaggggaaaaggaaagagtggaacattgtattattttcttaatatcatgtcaaaatatagatttttgtatttaaaagttcaatatttttgcttcagctgccatatctagcaccctcattttttttactcattacgccacttgcTTCAGCCAATAGATCTGGTGCAGAACAATCTGAACTAGTGGTTTCATtggtattttgtgaaaatatcactggtcatttttctttcaacattaaaattgtgtagtttgttggcatttgtatttcttctgttgATATTAATTAGAGCCGTCTGGGCAATTTGAAAGGCCTCATATTCCAAAAAGAATCCGGGGGCTCTGCCCCCTCGACCCCCCACCAGGAGCCTCTGGACCCCCTCCACTGATACATTGCCGGTTTGCATAATGGATAGTGGAGCATTAcagattctcaacaagaaatgtggcgcttcaaaaaaagtaattgagaatggctgGTAGACACCATTATTTGTCCATTTTTCACAAGCGTAAAATACCGGAATGTCACAGTCAACAGAACATGCATTCTAGTATTGTaaatgtgcatacatgtatgtttaattgGAATTtggaaatgatattttttttcgaacaaaaacaaatatacataaaaGAAGTGTGGTCTGCCATATTAACATTGCAATAACAATGCTTCTACATAATTTGTGCAACTgctacataaaaacaaataaatacacaaGTTCGGTCTTGCATTGTCATTCAAACACTACTACATCAAGAATGagcatgaatatatatatttcatgtttgaaAAGATGGTAAAAAAGCTTCCTTTTCAAAACAATGTTCATACTGATGTCAAATACATCAGTCACATTGCAATTGTTGACTCATTGTTATTCCACCCATACACATTCAACTTTCTATTCAGCTGCCTACAAAACTCAACTGCAGCATGAAGCATAGTGATCCCTCCTTTAAACtacataaaaagatgtttcagCGACCTTCTAGTCAGCTTATTTCAGAGATTACACTTATTTACCCTTTAATTTGATTCCCCAAAAAAGAGCCATTCCAAAATTGGTGCTCAGTCCTAAAACCAAAGTAGGATTGATAAATGAGAACTAATAAAACAATACTTTATCAAAAAGTATGGCAAAGAATCTGTAGTTGAAGCCAGTGTAGCATGTACGATATATCAATCGTGATGAATacagaaaatatttgtttatggcATTGATAAAGTTAGTGTACATGCTTCATTATACACTTGGTAACTGTATTATGCTGACGGACCACCACAAATATTAGAATTGTCTACATAAAGACATTTCACAGACAAAATGTAGAGATCATCTGGGACAATAATACTTAAGGTCTTGTAATATTAATTTCTGTCCACATATCATATctttatacaaaaaatacattgtacaGACAATGCATCACATCAAAATCACGTCAAATGCTTGATCAGCTTACATTAGATACATTTCCAGATAGCACAATCTCAGATTTTGTGATTATAGTATCACTTCATCAGTTAATCATTGGCATTAGCTTGCCCAAGGtcaataaacatgaaaatattgtaatgATCATGAATACCTGACCAGAATAAGGACATTAATTAGTTATTAGAGATCTACTTGCATGTTTggcagttttcattttttttcccctGTAAACAAAGTGACTTTCACAGAGTACTCTAATactttggtcacatttgttttaCGGTGGCTGTatggcaagtcgaaaacagtcgttttaatattttgtaccAGCTATATAAAGGTAGTGtgaataaaaatgatcaaaacAGCTGTTTTTGAATCACCGttcggccgccgtagaacaaatgtgaccaaggtataactcaatgtgtaaataaaaaattaaggTTTCTGTTTGTCCTTGCTTTTCATTGTGAATATGCAATGAACGTGCTAAATCCAATTTActtaattttcataaatgtatataaatgaaaatgtctCCCTTAAAACAAAGCTTCAGATTACAGCAATATTAGATGACAAACTTAAAATTGGCACCttcacaaattttcagtttCTTCACCAAGTGTAAATATACAGTAAATGATATAACGTAAAATCCTTTTAGATATTCTCTAAAAtatattacctcatacattgacATGCCCTCATGAAAATTTGTGCATACATAAagcagaaaatacaattttcatatGCCTTTTCTATATCAATATAGAGTGTGCTTCACATTTCTGCAAAAGAAATCAGATTCAGAGCGTTCTTGTTGCAGTAAAACAAcctatttccttttcatttcgTATCGGAATGCTGaattcaatatgaaaaataatatataggTCATCTAAAACTTGTACAAGTTTATTGTGAAcaatttttataagtcttttcTTTGTCCTCTTTTCAccctgcctcccccccccaaaaaaaaaaaataatgaataaatcttCCCCTCCTTAGACTATGTgtcctctctctcttctctctctctagcTCTTACTTGCTCTCTTTTTATATTCAATGATTGtctttatacatatatacacatcCCATGATCTGATCAtataaacattttatattttatggGCCGTTAGGCTAGCTATACAGgcatataaaaatcaaacaaaaagtGTCTGGCATAAAACAAATCCTGTTTATCTAGAAAATATAGAACTGAATGATATAGGATGAAATATGCATGAAGAATCACtgataaagtatgaaaatgtacAGATTTGTTAATGCCTTGGTGATACTGGCTGACTTgacaaagggtgtgtttatgcttccattgcgtaGACAGAATCCGTATTTTCAAACTTCATTTCAGAACACCGATTGCAAACATGCTTCTGGAAGTGCCGTTTATGCTTAATTTTTCAGAGGCGAAATAAAGATCTGGGCACACcctttttcgatttttttttactgttgtgATGGTCGACTATTATTCAAACTTCGAACAAATTCTGATGTTTTAGTAATTGCATGAAGCTACTTGACATCGCCACATTTCCACCATGGTGAGGATAATAGTAAGACAAAATACATAATATCAAAGTAAAGttatacataagaaaataatatttgtttatgcAACTAATCAGGCTTGGGCTCAGAGATGTCTCCTCAAAACTCATAATCCTGGGTTTTGTAAATTCCTCAACATCCATCGTGATGACAAATTAGAGTAGTAATAGTGATATTACTTAAATCACACATGCAAATGTACATTGGCCATTATTGGAACCAGCCCAGGGAAATGAGAGGTAATTCTGTGGAGGTAAGTCCCTGTTAGAACCATTTTCTTCTCAGCGGAAGCTTGTATGAAATGACGACATTTAAACAAGTTTATGATGGtcgttctgtttatacttcccagAAACCcggattctggtcaaacaacgtttagAAACGCAGCTTTTTGTCAGTTTACAATTGGTGTACTGAAACGTCGTTTAATTGTAAGTATGGACGCAaccatgttttggactaatcatgTATGAAAACGCtgtttctggcctgaaaagtggaagcaaaAACATGCCCAAAGAAATACCTTAAAGCATAGGATATCAAAATCATACTAGTCTTCAATTGCCCTTCATTAATCATACTCCAAgcgatgtacatgtagcattaaTAGATTGCAGAAGTCTTTTGCCCCATTATTACCGGTAATCTGCACCTCAAGATAAGTGTACAATAATGAAGAGAGGCATGAATATCAAATGGCCTCATTGATTATATTTTCATCTAGTGATCTCCAGAGAACTCACTTCATATAACAGGCACCTACATGTAAAGTATGTCCAGTCCAATGGTGTTTGCCAAAACTAAACAAGTGCACTTGACAAAAGAAAACTCAATACAAATAATGTGTATCCCAATGAGTAGCTATGCatcttcatgaaacacttccTCATACAGCACTTGTAACTTACTTATATCAGAAGTGCCTAAATTAATGCAGCATGATTAACATAGCTTCAGCAGGTAATACCTTTGTCAAACTTCGAAATTTCACTCATTCAAACAGAAAAATCCTACCAGGTCCCCATGTGTGTGTGTAGTTCACCTTGATCTAACACAACGTGATGTGGATGACTTTGGATATAAACATGCTGATAATTTTATCAGGTTAGAATAGGATAACTTTGATAAATCATcatgttcttatttttttctctctcttttgttTCTTATAGGACTGCAATTGTAACCCATATTGTTCATTCACCAATAAGCCTATTAATGCAATATTGACAGGTAATCATTTAATAACTGCTGTTGCACCTCATCTGAAACAGACACATACAGTTTGTTAGACAAACTCCTAGTTAGCTTTAAGGATTCATGACTTCTCTTCTCTGAAATGAAGTCTTCTGATTTCAAGTTGTTCCATCCATGGCTTTTACCAATGCAATGTTGGTCTCAAACTCTCCTTAGTTGAACATGAGTCCATTACTCAGATTAACTCATCGGCAAGTAGAATTAATGTACTCCAGTAGTTATATATGATAAGGGCAAGCATGATAGCCACTGAGACATAGAGAGGTGGGAAGAGATTATACCCTGTGATGGTATCCTCTCCAAGTGAGGTAATAGCGCTGACAATCTTCTGTGTCTTCAAAGCTGATGGATCACCAGGTGGAATGGCTTTACCAACCTGCATGCAGGGAAAAGGGGTGGAAGAACTATTAGTCATCTTAAAAATTA carries:
- the LOC121428158 gene encoding cytochrome b-c1 complex subunit 7-like, with amino-acid sequence MSVARNSSPLFNSFRKWYYGLCGFNQLGLRRDDTLRSNPMVEEAIRRLPEEEYNARVFRIKRALDLSLKHSILPKEQWTKFEEDERYLKPYLDEVEREFSEMAEWNKR